A genomic segment from Brucella pseudogrignonensis encodes:
- a CDS encoding class GN sortase: MSIVITQNKKSKERAWSRSPLPILSVAVMVCGLVLFGQGLWIHAKAYAAQILLERAFTRSIASGDKVKPWSWADTWPVARIEAPRLAASAIALNGVSGQALAFGPGHLQNTPKAGEAGTAVYAAHRDTHFAFLKNVEKGDLIRITRDDGKIFTYRATQMTVTRWDEAQIDIHASGSYLVLATCYPFEAVTQGPLRYLVYAELEE; encoded by the coding sequence ATGAGTATTGTTATTACCCAGAATAAGAAGTCAAAGGAGCGCGCTTGGTCGCGCTCCCCCCTCCCCATTCTGTCTGTTGCCGTTATGGTTTGTGGTCTTGTGCTTTTTGGCCAGGGCCTTTGGATTCACGCAAAAGCCTATGCAGCACAAATCCTTCTTGAGCGGGCTTTCACGCGAAGCATCGCCTCAGGTGACAAGGTCAAACCGTGGAGCTGGGCCGATACCTGGCCGGTAGCCCGTATCGAAGCGCCACGACTGGCTGCATCAGCCATTGCTCTGAATGGCGTAAGCGGACAGGCTCTCGCGTTTGGTCCCGGACATCTACAAAACACACCCAAGGCCGGTGAAGCGGGAACGGCCGTCTATGCTGCACATCGCGATACGCATTTTGCGTTCTTAAAGAATGTCGAAAAAGGCGATCTCATTCGCATCACCCGGGATGACGGTAAGATATTCACATATCGCGCCACTCAGATGACCGTCACCCGCTGGGATGAAGCCCAGATCGATATTCACGCTTCCGGCTCATATCTGGTTCTAGCGACCTGTTATCCCTTTGAAGCGGTTACACAAGGCCCACTTCGTTATCTCGTCTATGCCGAGTTGGAAGAATAA
- a CDS encoding LysR family transcriptional regulator has product MNIQQLKHFVALAEKGSFTRAAEHTHLTQPALSRSIAQLEAELGMKLVDRIGKRCEVTAFGNVVLNHARRVLFETEELYRVVKQQHEGSAGRIRIGLGSTPSALLTAPLLSRFSTTNPSLHILLMRGAIPLQVQALRDRTLDMLVVEIRGVPVTADLQIEMLPPLRTGFLVKNNHPLSKRQELSFSDLRPWPLATTILAPEQIRNMITTYGPAAHPDESVTFHSDAIDGLLQTALDSETVYYGVLAPAHELIESCQLVELPVHPASNASEFAIIRLSGRSQPPMFPIIRELFRDKMEEWKTI; this is encoded by the coding sequence GTGAATATTCAGCAATTGAAACACTTTGTTGCGCTTGCGGAGAAAGGTTCTTTCACACGCGCTGCTGAACATACCCATCTCACGCAGCCTGCGCTCTCACGAAGCATTGCTCAGCTTGAAGCGGAATTAGGCATGAAGCTGGTGGATAGGATTGGCAAACGTTGCGAAGTAACTGCTTTCGGTAATGTTGTTCTGAATCATGCAAGGCGCGTTCTGTTTGAAACAGAAGAGCTATATCGCGTCGTAAAACAACAACATGAGGGCAGCGCCGGACGAATAAGAATTGGACTGGGTTCAACGCCAAGCGCTCTTCTCACCGCCCCTTTACTCAGCAGATTTTCAACGACGAACCCGTCGCTGCACATATTGCTGATGCGAGGGGCAATTCCTTTGCAAGTGCAAGCATTACGAGACAGAACACTTGATATGCTTGTCGTAGAAATACGTGGCGTTCCAGTCACAGCCGATCTTCAGATTGAAATGCTTCCCCCATTGCGAACTGGCTTTCTCGTCAAGAACAATCATCCATTGTCTAAACGTCAAGAGCTCAGTTTTTCAGATCTTCGCCCCTGGCCGTTGGCTACAACAATTCTTGCACCCGAACAAATAAGGAATATGATCACCACCTATGGCCCCGCAGCTCACCCGGATGAGAGTGTTACCTTTCACTCCGATGCAATAGATGGCCTTCTTCAAACAGCATTAGATAGTGAAACTGTCTATTATGGTGTTCTCGCACCCGCTCACGAGCTTATTGAGAGTTGCCAACTCGTCGAACTACCTGTCCATCCTGCATCGAATGCATCTGAGTTCGCCATTATCAGGCTTTCGGGGCGTTCCCAACCACCCATGTTTCCAATAATAAGAGAGCTGTTTCGTGATAAAATGGAAGAGTGGAAGACAATTTGA
- a CDS encoding glutaminase produces the protein MDLKQRLRAVIDAIEAELQNTEVRGKVADYIPPLANIDPSKFGIAIMLHDGTLISAGDSKEKFSIQSISKVFALTLALGKRGDSIWRRVNREPSGDPFNSSVLLELEKGIPRNPFINAGAIVISDVLLGSHKPRETIAEIVRFVQSVSDDDDIYIDRFVAEAEDQTGFNNAALANLLKANQNLDNIPSHVLGVYHHQCALAMSCEQLAKAGLFLSASGRNPVSDHRIVSIERALRINALMMTCGHYDGSGDFAFRVGIPAKSGVGGGILAIVPGVASIAVWSPGLNQHGNSLLGTYALEKLCREMNWSVFGA, from the coding sequence GTGGACTTGAAGCAGCGTTTGCGTGCCGTTATTGATGCCATCGAAGCCGAACTTCAAAACACCGAAGTACGTGGTAAAGTCGCTGATTATATTCCTCCACTGGCGAACATCGATCCCTCAAAATTTGGCATTGCCATCATGTTACATGATGGCACTTTGATTTCTGCGGGAGACTCAAAAGAAAAATTTTCTATCCAGAGCATTTCAAAGGTCTTTGCTCTGACGCTTGCTTTGGGCAAAAGAGGTGACAGCATTTGGCGACGTGTGAACCGGGAGCCATCCGGAGATCCCTTTAATTCAAGCGTATTGCTGGAGCTTGAAAAAGGTATTCCTCGGAATCCGTTCATAAATGCAGGGGCGATTGTTATCTCCGATGTGTTGTTAGGTTCGCATAAGCCACGAGAGACTATCGCCGAGATAGTGCGGTTTGTTCAGTCTGTGTCTGACGATGATGATATTTATATTGATCGCTTTGTTGCCGAGGCTGAAGATCAAACCGGCTTCAACAATGCAGCTCTCGCTAACCTGTTAAAGGCAAACCAAAATCTGGATAACATTCCCTCACACGTGCTTGGTGTGTATCATCATCAATGTGCGCTTGCGATGTCTTGTGAACAGCTTGCGAAGGCGGGGCTTTTCCTTTCCGCCTCCGGTCGAAACCCGGTGAGCGATCATCGCATTGTCAGTATTGAGCGTGCGTTACGTATTAATGCTCTTATGATGACGTGTGGGCACTATGATGGGTCAGGTGATTTTGCTTTTCGTGTTGGGATTCCGGCAAAAAGTGGTGTCGGTGGCGGCATATTAGCTATAGTGCCTGGTGTCGCATCAATCGCTGTTTGGTCTCCGGGTCTTAATCAGCATGGAAATTCTCTGTTGGGGACTTACGCGCTGGAAAAGCTTTGCAGGGAGATGAACTGGTCCGTTTTTGGCGCTTAA
- a CDS encoding M20 aminoacylase family protein → MNDIRQLIERDIEEFVSIRHDLHQHPELAFMEVRTGELVASLLEKWGYAVARNVGTTGIVGQLRHGNSANAIGIRADMDALPISEETGLSYASVNPGVMHACGHDGHTTMLLAAAKAIAERKNFHGTVNLIFQPAEEYGRPDSGAARMVADGLFKKFPCDAVFAIHNMPGVPQGQLQFYDGAMMASSDTVFITIEGRGGHGAQPHTTADPITATASIVMALQTVVARNINPLDTAVVTVGVMQAGVANNVIPETAKLELTVRCFKPEVRDLLEQRIRELVLAQAQSFGVIAQIDYCRGYPALQNSPAATKFARQVGESFAAASNFVAQTTPMTGSEDFSFMLEERPGSYIFLGNGDQPGSQSCALHNPGFDFNDAIIVDGAAYWVALTEAFLAATDTPQI, encoded by the coding sequence ATGAACGATATCCGGCAGCTGATCGAGCGAGACATTGAGGAATTTGTGTCGATCAGGCACGATCTGCACCAACATCCGGAACTAGCCTTTATGGAAGTTCGAACGGGCGAGCTTGTTGCCTCATTGTTGGAAAAGTGGGGTTACGCTGTCGCAAGAAATGTTGGAACGACAGGAATTGTCGGCCAGCTTCGCCATGGTAACAGTGCAAATGCAATTGGCATTAGAGCAGATATGGATGCGCTCCCAATTTCGGAGGAAACAGGACTTTCATATGCAAGTGTCAATCCGGGTGTAATGCATGCTTGCGGGCATGATGGTCATACAACGATGCTGCTTGCTGCGGCAAAGGCGATAGCAGAACGCAAAAATTTTCATGGTACGGTGAACCTAATTTTCCAGCCGGCAGAGGAATATGGCCGACCAGACAGCGGTGCCGCGCGGATGGTTGCTGACGGATTATTCAAGAAGTTTCCGTGCGATGCAGTGTTTGCAATTCACAATATGCCGGGTGTTCCGCAGGGGCAATTGCAGTTTTACGATGGTGCGATGATGGCGTCTTCGGACACCGTTTTTATCACCATTGAAGGCCGTGGGGGACACGGCGCGCAACCACACACGACAGCTGATCCCATTACCGCAACTGCTTCCATCGTGATGGCGCTTCAAACGGTCGTGGCGCGCAATATCAACCCGCTTGATACAGCGGTGGTGACTGTGGGTGTAATGCAGGCTGGGGTTGCAAATAATGTCATTCCTGAAACTGCGAAGCTTGAATTGACTGTTCGGTGTTTTAAACCGGAAGTGCGGGATCTCCTTGAGCAAAGAATTCGTGAACTTGTACTTGCTCAGGCTCAAAGTTTCGGGGTCATAGCTCAAATCGATTATTGTCGCGGTTACCCAGCGCTACAAAACTCTCCCGCAGCGACCAAATTCGCACGTCAAGTTGGAGAGAGCTTTGCTGCCGCGAGTAACTTCGTCGCTCAAACGACTCCGATGACAGGCAGTGAAGACTTCTCTTTCATGCTCGAAGAGCGACCAGGCTCTTATATTTTCTTAGGAAATGGCGACCAGCCAGGTTCGCAAAGCTGCGCGCTGCATAATCCGGGGTTTGATTTCAATGACGCGATCATTGTCGATGGCGCGGCCTATTGGGTTGCCCTCACAGAAGCGTTCCTAGCTGCAACAGATACCCCCCAGATTTGA
- a CDS encoding MFS transporter encodes MNTSMMHAQSAGSIDDHERSDKPPVKAIAAAVAGNALEFYDFIVYSFFAVYIGQTFFPLGSETASLLASVAVFGVGFFTRPLGGVLIGAFADKAGRRAAMILTVTLITVGTLGLAATPGYETIGIAAPIIVLMCRLLQGLALGGEVGPASAMLVEAAPRDKRGLYASWQIASQGIAVVAGGLMGVLVSWYLTHEELVSWGWRIPFLVSLALIPLAVYIRRALPETLEKPSEKSGAQIVSSVFSDHSRYLILGILVIISTTVSTQVGNYMTTYAIQTLKLPATLAQAGTVLGGTMTFLFALVAGYLADKYGRKSVMIWPRIVLMLAIIPLFFWLSESKDATVLLVVTAAVTLLTSMSGAASLVAIPEMMPIALRATGVSLIYAIGATLFGGTTQFIITWLIGIFGAVAPAYYVVATSIISLVAMFMMPETRNFDVKR; translated from the coding sequence ATGAATACTTCTATGATGCACGCGCAATCCGCTGGATCAATCGATGACCATGAACGATCAGATAAACCACCGGTTAAAGCGATAGCGGCGGCTGTTGCAGGGAATGCGCTCGAATTTTACGATTTCATCGTCTATTCGTTTTTTGCGGTTTACATTGGACAAACGTTTTTCCCGCTTGGCAGTGAAACTGCGAGTTTGCTGGCATCAGTGGCTGTATTCGGTGTTGGCTTTTTTACCCGTCCACTTGGCGGTGTTTTGATTGGAGCATTTGCAGACAAGGCAGGTCGCCGTGCAGCGATGATTCTCACTGTAACGCTGATTACAGTGGGAACGTTGGGTTTGGCCGCGACGCCGGGCTATGAAACAATTGGTATTGCGGCACCGATCATCGTTTTGATGTGTCGATTATTGCAAGGTTTGGCTCTTGGTGGTGAAGTCGGCCCCGCTTCTGCAATGCTTGTTGAGGCTGCTCCACGTGATAAACGTGGTCTTTATGCAAGCTGGCAAATTGCCAGTCAGGGGATTGCAGTTGTAGCCGGTGGCCTGATGGGTGTTCTGGTGTCTTGGTATCTTACTCATGAAGAACTCGTTTCATGGGGCTGGCGCATTCCGTTCTTGGTGTCGCTCGCGCTTATTCCACTAGCGGTCTATATTCGCCGTGCGTTGCCGGAGACGTTGGAAAAACCGAGCGAGAAAAGCGGTGCCCAAATTGTATCTTCGGTTTTTTCCGACCATTCACGTTATCTCATTCTGGGAATTCTCGTTATTATTTCGACCACCGTGTCCACGCAGGTGGGCAACTATATGACAACTTATGCGATTCAAACACTGAAATTACCAGCTACTCTTGCGCAGGCAGGAACGGTTCTCGGCGGGACAATGACCTTTTTATTTGCGCTGGTCGCAGGTTATCTTGCTGACAAATATGGGCGTAAAAGCGTAATGATCTGGCCTCGGATTGTCTTGATGTTGGCCATCATCCCGTTGTTCTTCTGGCTCTCAGAATCCAAAGATGCAACAGTGCTACTCGTCGTAACCGCAGCAGTCACTTTGCTTACCTCTATGAGTGGTGCGGCCAGTCTGGTTGCCATACCTGAGATGATGCCGATCGCTTTGCGTGCGACTGGTGTTTCTTTGATCTACGCCATTGGGGCGACGCTTTTTGGCGGTACAACACAATTCATCATAACTTGGCTTATTGGAATTTTTGGTGCAGTTGCACCTGCATATTATGTGGTTGCGACGAGCATCATCTCGCTTGTAGCGATGTTTATGATGCCTGAGACCCGCAATTTTGACGTGAAGCGATAA